In Erigeron canadensis isolate Cc75 chromosome 6, C_canadensis_v1, whole genome shotgun sequence, the following are encoded in one genomic region:
- the LOC122603481 gene encoding extra-large guanine nucleotide-binding protein 1 yields MVSDEPPYSFATEYDGPPIHGLPRAVPINLHKIPVAAAAVVTNSCNGNNKLLFSSTLPVIQPILTSQHISIISNNFNKNNLLVTTNSQQLIYNNINININNNNNISDIKCLKKNIGLLGTELEPENEPELETETSVSVSPTISNVISSGEITDVMDSSNGGCGLGSSFVSRDFELSGRGEGESSGTLGFSDSFDKSREFSGNSLKFNDGCKESLDFNEMNSNHSDWVSNASRLSFEYPSSRVSSLKTVVGDCKGESERRCDLRKNPLVSFCDVESEDEGFVEEVGVRSQVDCVKVRKEPEVKTRKGACYRCLKGNRFTEKEVCIVCNAKYCVNCVLRAMGSMPEGRKCVTCIGYSIDESKRSKLGKCSRLLKRLLNSLEVKQIMKAEKLCAVNQLPSEYVCVNGKPLCHEELSVLQSCPNPPKKLKPGNYWYDKVSGLWGKEGEKPSKIISPHLNVGAPIMPDASNGNTGVFINGREITKVELRMLQLSGVQCAGNPHFWVNDDGSYQEEGQKNTRGYIWGKAGTKLVCAVLSLPVPSKTIYPTGELLSNTLGQSLTDYFDQSAPQKLLLIGCSGSGTSTIFKQAKILYKEVPFTEEERESIKFIIQSNLYCYLGILLEGRERFEDEVLNGMKRTESAGSEGAEDEKIIYAIPPRLKTFSDWLLKTMVAGNLEDIFPAATREYAPVVEELWNHPAMQATYKRRNELETLPGVSSYFLEQAVNISRADYIPSDVDILYAEHVTSSNGLSSVDFSFPRLSPVESNDTSDQQSSSLRFQLIRVQARGFGESCKWLEMFEDVRVVIFCVSLSDFDQYTIDGEGNSVNKMLLNKKFFSSIVTHPTYDQMEFLLILNKFDVFEEKLERNPLTCCDWFSDFQPIVSRNSHNKNISSNNINHSPSMGQMASHYVAAKFKKLYASLTDRKLFVSVVKGLEPNSVDQALKYAREIVKWDEEKSNFNFNEYSIYSDEESSNSQ; encoded by the exons ATGGTTTCAGACGAACCACCCTATTCTTTCGCCACTGAATACGACGGTCCACCAATCCACGGCCTCCCACGTGCTGTCCCAATTAATCTCCACAAAATCCCCGTCGCCGCTGCTGCTGTCGTAACTAACTCATGTAACGGTAATAACAAACTGTTGTTTTCTTCTACTTTACCTGTTATACAACCTATACTTACATCTCAACATATATCTATCATCTCTAACAACTTTAACAAAAACAATTTGTTAGTTACAACTAATTCTCAACaacttatttataataatattaatattaatattaataataataataatattagtgaTATTAAATGTTTGAAGAAAAATATAGGGTTATTAGGTACTGAACTTGAACCCGAAAATGAACCCGAACTCGAAACCGAGACGAGTGTTTCGGTTTCGCCTACTATAAGTAATGTGATTAGTTCAGGAGAGATTACTGATGTGATGGATAGTAGTAATGGTGGATGTGGACTAGGTTCGTCTTTCGTTAGCCGTGATTTCGAGTTGTCGGGTAGGGGAGAGGGGGAGAGTTCGGGTACATTAGGGTTTTCGGATAGTTTTGATAAGTCTAGGGAGTTTTCGGGGAATTCGTTGAAGTTTAATGATGGGTGTAAGGAGAGTTTGGATTTTAATGAGATGAATTCCAATCATTCTGATTGGGTATCGAATGCGTCTAGGTTGAGTTTTGAGTATCCGTCGTCGAGGGTGTCGAGTTTGAAGACGGTGGTTGGGGATTGTAAGGGTGAGAGTGAGAGACGGTGTGATTTGAGGAAGAATCCGTTGGTTAGTTTTTGTGATGTGGAGTCGGAAGACGAGGGGTTTGTTGAAGAGGTTGGTGTTAGAAGTCAAGTTGATTGTGTGAAGGTTAGGAAAGAGCCGGAAGTGAAGACACGGAAAGGGGCGTGTTATAGGTGTCTTAAAGGAAACAGGTTTACGGAAAAGGAGGTGTGTATAGTTTGTAATGCAAAGTATTGTGTTAATTGTGTGCTTAGAGCGATGGGGTCGATGCCAGAGGGAAGGAAGTGTGTTACTTGTATTGGGTATTCGATTGATGAGTCAAAGAGGAGTAAATTGGGGAAATGTTCTCGATTGTTGAAACGGTTGCTTAATAGCCTGGAAGTTAAGCAGATTATGAAGGCTGAAAAACTATGTGCCGTTAATCAATTGCCTTCAGAGTATGTTTGTGTAAATGGGAAACCACTTTGTCACGAGGAGCTTTCTGTATTGCAAAGTTGCCCAAATCCTCCAAAGAAGCTAAAACCCGGGAATTATTGGTATGATAAGGTTTCCGGTCTTTGGGGAAAG GAGGGTGAGAAGCCTTCAAAGATTATTAGTCCCCATCTAAACGTTGGGGCTCCCATTATGCCTGATGCTAGCAATGGAAATACAGGTGTTTTTATAAATGGTCGTGAGATAACAAAAGTTGAGCTAAGAATGCTGCAG CTATCTGGAGTCCAGTGTGCTGGTAACCCACACTTTTGGGTGAACGATGATGGTTCTTATCAAGAAGAGGGACAGAAGAACACCAGAGGATATATATGGGGGAAA GCTGGAACGAAGCTGGTTTGTGCTGTACTCTCACTTCCTGTTCCATCTAAAACAATTTACCCTACTGGAGAGCTGTTGAGTAACACACTTGGTCAATCGTTGACAGACTATTTTGACCAGAGTGCACCACAAAAACTTCTTTTAATTGGATGTTCTGGTTCTGGTACAAGTACCATTTTCAAGCAG GCTAAAATCCTGTATAAAGAAGTCCCGTTCACCGAGGAAGAACGTGAAAGTATCAAGTTTATAATCCAGAGCAACCTATATTGCTACCTTGGGATTCTTCTTGAAGGGCGTGAACGCTTTGAAGATGAGGTATTGAACGGAATGAAGAGAACTGAATCTGCTG GCAGTGAGGGTGCAGAGGATGAGAAAATTATCTACGCCATCCCCCCAAGGCTGAAAACATTTTCTGATTGGCTTCTTAAAACTATGGTTGCTGGTAATTTAGAAGATATATTCCCGGCTGCCACACGGGAGTATGCACCAGTAGTTGAAGAGCTATGGAATCATCCTGCCATGCAGGCCACATACAAGAGGCGAAACGAATTAGAAACACTTCCCGGTGTTTCTAGTTATTTCTTGGAACag GCTGTTAACATATCGAGAGCAGACTATATACCTTCAGATGTTGACATCTTGTATGCTGAGCATGTTACTTCTTCAAACGGGCTTTCTAGTGTCGATTTTTCTTTTCCTCGGTTATCACCTGTAGAAAGCAATGACACCAGCGATCAACAAAGTTCTTCACTCAG GTTCCAACTTATTAGAGTGCAAGCAAGAGGCTTTGGGGAAAGTTGTAAATGGCTTGAGATGTTTGAAGATGTCCGAGTTGTCATCTTCTGTGTTTCCCTAAGTGATTTTGATCAGTATACTATTGATGGAGAAGGGAATTCGGTGAACAAGATGTTGCTAAACAAGAAGTTTTTCTCGAGCATTGTGACACACCCGACTTATGATCAGATGGAGTTTCTACTAATATTGAACAAATTTGATGTATTTGAGGAAAAGCTTGAACGGAACCCACTAACTTGCTGTGATTGGTTTAGTGATTTCCAGCCAATAGTGAGCCGCAATAGCCACAATAAGAACATTAGTAGCAACAATATCAACCACAGCCCTTCCATGGGACAAATGGCTTCACATTATGTAGCTGCGAAATTCAAGAAACTATATGCATCGCTTACTGATCGCAAGCTGTTTGTTTCAGTGGTGAAGGGCTTAGAACCAAACAGTGTGGATCAGGCTCTCAAGTATGCAAGGGAGATTGTTAAGTGGGATGAAGAGAAATCAAATTTTAACTTCAATGAATACTCGATTTATAGCGATGAGGAAAGTTCCAACTCCCAATGA
- the LOC122602725 gene encoding protein JINGUBANG-like — protein MIRNPAQGDHITSNTSYNDANVARPNQAGKLINNNNNNDRSTKEMMDELSFRLRNMSDNNPHPHPPLPIIDDIDSPTEDSVHRSDSYTSRIFFGASPSTQQMSPLTRSPWQSYVERSAPDSSDTGSNYTGLMASLVREEGNIYSLAATGDLLYTGSDSKNIRVWKNHKEFSWFKSNSGLVKAIVIADEKIFTGHQDGKIRVWKVSVKNPSVHKRIGTLPNFKSIFKKSMKPKNYTEVRGNHKQIWIKHYDAISSLALSEDQSLLYSGSWDKTIKVWSVSDFKCLESINANEDAINSVVTGFDGMVFSGSADGTVKVWKREYQGKRTKHFFIDNLLKQECAVTSLVINDTGTVVYCGSSDGFLHFWERDKLLARGGLLKGHRLAVLCLVSTGNLVFSGSADTNICVWRREEGGEHKCLHTLTGHTGPVKCLAVEDERMPGASRHCSNSTTNRVRTLYSGSLDKSVKIWRVSTQTTEMDQNQQAPFAQHHRPGSSSRPRSSSGQMFSRLRE, from the coding sequence ATGATTAGAAACCCGGCGCAAGGAGATCATATCACGTCGAATACTTCATACAACGACGCCAATGTAGCAAGGCCAAATCAAGCCGGAAAGCttataaacaacaacaacaataatgatCGTAGTACGAAGGAAATGATGGACGAATTGTCGTTTCGTCTAAGAAACATGTCCGATAATAATCCCCATCCTCATCCTCCTCTTCCAATAATAGACGATATTGATTCTCCAACTGAAGATTCGGTTCATCGTTCTGATTCATATACATCACGTATATTTTTTGGTGCTTCACCTTCAACACAACAAATGTCTCCATTAACAAGATCCCCATGGCAATCTTACGTTGAAAGATCAGCCCCGGATTCGTCTGACACCGGCTCTAACTACACTGGTTTAATGGCTTCCCTTGTTCGAGAAGAAGGGAATATATATTCGTTAGCTGCAACCGGTGATTTGTTATATACCGGCTCGGATAGCAAGAACATTCGTGTTTGGAAAAACCATAAGGAATTTTCTTGGTTTAAATCGAATAGTGGTTTGGTTAAAGCCATTGTGATTGCGGACGAAAAAATATTTACTGGTCATCAGGACGGAAAGATTAGAGTTTGGAAAGTATCCGTAAAGAACCCTAGTGTACATAAAAGAATTGGGACATTGCCAAATTTCAaatccatttttaaaaaatccatgAAACCAAAAAACTATACCGAAGTTAGAGGCAACCATAAACAAATATGGATTAAACATTATGACGCGATTTCTAGCCTTGCATTGAGTGAAGATCAATCCCTTCTTTATTCGGGTTCTTGGGACAAGACTATTAAAGTTTGGAGTGTATCAGATTTTAAGTGTTTGGAGTCTATAAATGCTAACGAAGACGCTATCAACTCGGTTGTCACAGGATTTGATGGTATGGTTTTTTCAGGATCCGCGGATGGAACAGTTAAGGTTTGGAAAAGGGAGTATCAAGGGAAGAGAACTAAGCATTTTTTTATAGACAATTTATTGAAGCAAGAATGTGCCGTGACATCTTTGGTGATTAACGATACCGGGACAGTGGTCTATTGTGGTTCATCGGATGGTTTTTTGCATTTTTGGGAGCGCGACAAGTTGTTGGCTCGTGGAGGGCTTTTAAAAGGACATAGACTCGCAGTTTTGTGCTTGGTGTCAACGGGGAATTTGGTTTTTAGCGGTTCAGCTGATACAAACATTTGTGTGTGGAGAAGGGAAGAAGGGGGTGAGCATAAGTGTTTGCATACGTTAACCGGACATACTGGACCAGTGAAGTGTCTAGCCGTGGAGGATGAGCGGATGCCAGGAGCATCACGCCATTGTAGTAATAGTACTACTAACAGGGTTCGGACATTGTATAGTGGTAGTTTGGATAAGTCGGTAAAGATATGGAGGGTATCAACACAAACCACGGAAATGGATCAGAACCAACAAGCACCATTTGCGCAACACCATCGGCCAGGTAGCTCTTCGCGACCTAGAAGCTCTTCCGGACAAATGTTTTCACGCTTACGAGAGTGA
- the LOC122602723 gene encoding wall-associated receptor kinase-like 14, protein MFIHHLFITFLVIALPPSFAISNCDRVCKGNNQKTAVPYPFGFSDGCNIRLECTKAGEIHISKYQVSNITSDHILVFFPANCTRPYQEIRRFRSESYAITSRNELILRNCSRGTSNECLLSTSMVQSQFNLPTCDIMGNTNISCYNSDNGNISHADVEFMNTVELEMKGCRVLYSSIVIDLDKEKRSLVTMGFQAMELGWWMQGDCSCHHKAVCKNVSIDNARVGYRCNCVDGYDGDGFVAGNGCRKVSNCNFSKYMSGECGGTTRVVVLIAGIIAGASFVATITLICYCIRKRMILRNQMSAKRLLSEATGSFNVPSYSYKEIERATNGFSEKQMLGTGAYGTVYAGKLNNCDWVAIKKIRQIEAHGMDQVMNEIKLLSSVSHPNLVRLLGFCIEKGEQILVYEFMPNGTLSQHLQRERGKGLPWTIRLAIATETAQAIAYLHSAMNPPIYHRDIKSSNILLDHKYRSKVADFGLSRLGMLDESHISTAPQGTPGYVDPQYHQNFHLSDKSDVYSFGVVLVEIITALKVVDLSRRNSEVNLAALAIDKIGKGHIDEMIDPFLEPNRDAWTISSIHKVAELAFRCLAFHGDVRPSMMEVADELDQIKQRAWSQCDDNISKRSFSVASSSSSLYSGGEKKGSRRFVVPQMITSCLTTRKDKDTSQVSVEASCLSDQSSPSTNSLLGNIVS, encoded by the exons ATGTTCATTCATCATCTTTTCATCACATTTCTTGTAATAGCATTACCACCATCTTTTGCTATATCAAATTGTGATCGTGTTTGCAAAGGAAACAATCAAAAAACCGCGGTACCTTACCCGTTTGGATTCTCAGACGGGTGCAATATTCGTCTCGAGTGTACAAAAGCGGGCGAAATTCATATATCAAAATACCAGGTTTCTAATATAACAAGTGACCATATACTTGTTTTTTTTCCAGCAAACTGCACGCGTCCATATCAAGAAATACGTCGATTTAGAAGTGAAAGCTATGCTATAACATCGCGAAATGAGTTAATCTTGAGAAATTGTAGTCGTGGCACGTCAAATGAGTGTTTATTGTCAACTAGTATGGTTCAAAGTCAGTTTAATTTACCAACGTGTGATATAATGGGTAATACAAATATAAGCTGTTATAATTCGGATAATGGTAATATTTCTCATGCTGACGTGGAGTTTATGAATACAGTTGAATTAGAAATGAAAGGTTGTCGGGTTTTGTATTCTTCGATTGTTATTGATTTGGATAAGGAGAAGAGGTCGTTAGTGACAATGGGGTTTCAAGCTATGGAGTTGGGGTGGTGGATGCAAGGGGATTGTAGTTGTCATCATAAGGCGGTTTGTAAGAATGTGTCGATTGATAATGCGAGAGTTGGGTATCGATGTAATTGTGTTGATGGATATGATGGAGATGGATTCGTCGCTGGAAATGGTTGCCGGAAAG TGTCAAATTGCAACTTTTCAAAATACATGTCTGGTGAATGTGGTGGAACTACAAGAGTAGTTGTGCTAATCGCAG GAATTATTGCTGGAGCTTCTTTTGTTGCCACTATCACACTTATATGTTACTGCATCAGAAAACGAATGATCTTAAGAAACCAAATGAGTGCAAAACGTCTGCTTTCAGAAGCTACAGGTAGCTTTAATGTACCATCTTACTCCTACAAAGAAATCGAGAGGGCTACAAATGGTTTCTCTGAGAAACAAATGTTAGGTACAGGAGCCTATGGCACAGTTTATGCCGGTAAACTTAACAATTGCGACTGGGTTGCAATTAAAAAGATTAGACAAATAGAAGCACACGGAATGGATCAAGTAATGAATGAAATCAAGCTTCTGTCTTCTGTAAGCCACCCAAATCTTGTACGCCTTTTAGGCTTTTGTATTGAAAAAGGCGAGCAAATCCTTGTTTATGAGTTCATGCCAAACGGGACGCTATCTCAACATCTACAACGAGAAAGAGGAAAAGGTCTTCCATGGACCATAAGGTTGGCCATTGCAACCGAAACTGCACAAGCTATTGCTTATCTTCACTCTGCGATGAATCCACCTATCTATCATAGAGATATAAAATCTAGCAATATACTTCTAGATCACAAATATCGTTCAAAAGTTGCAGATTTTGGTCTTTCTAGGCTTGGGATGCTTGATGAGTCACACATCTCGACTGCACCTCAAGGGACGCCTGGCTACGTGGACCCACAGTACCATCAAAATTTCCATCTCTCTGATAAAAGTGATGTTTATAGCTTTGGGGTGGTACTTGTAGAGATAATCACAGCTCTAAAGGTGGTTGACTTGTCTAGGCGTAATAGTGAAGTCAACTTGGCTGCTCTTGCCATAGACAAGATTGGAAAAGGTCACATAGATGAAATGATAGATCCATTTTTGGAGCCAAACAGAGATGCATGGACAATTTCGTCGATTCACAAAGTGGCTGAACTGGCATTTAGATGTTTGGCTTTTCATGGGGATGTAAGGCCTTCAATGATGGAAGTTGCAGATGAGTTGGACCAAATTAAACAAAGAGCTTGGTCTCAGTGTGATGATAATATTAGCAAGAGATCATTTTCGGTTGCATCCTCTTCCTCATCACTGTATAGTGGAGGTGAGAAGAAAGGAAGCCGAAGATTCGTTGTTCCCCAAATGATAACAAGTTGTTTGACTACAAGAAAAGATAAAGATACTTCCCAGGTTTCTGTTGAAGCTTCATGCTTAAGTGATCAGAGCTCCCCCTCAACCAACAGTTTGTTAGGCAACATTGTTTCTTGA
- the LOC122602726 gene encoding oxygen-evolving enhancer protein 1, chloroplastic gives MAASLQAAATFMQPTKIGVSNRLQLKSSQSLCKAFGVESAGARISCSLQSDLKDFSQKFTEAAKIAGFALATSALVVSGAGAETKRLTFDEIQSKTYMEVKGTGTANQCPTIEGGVDGFAVKPGKYNAKKFCLEPTSFTVKAEGVSKNSAPDFQKTKLMTRLTYTLDEIEGPLEVSPDGTLKFEEKDGIDYAAVTVQLPGGERVPFLFTIKQLVASGKPESFGGEFLVPSYRGSSFLDPKGRGGSTGYDNAVALPAGGRGDEEELSKENVKNVAASTGKITLSVTSSKPETGELIGVFESIQPSDTDLGAKVPKDVKIQGVWYAQLE, from the exons ATGGCAGCCTCATTACAAGCTGCTGCTACATTCATGCAGCCAACCAAGATTGGTGTCTCTAACCGACTCCAGCTCAAGTCTTCTCAGAGCCTTTGTAAGGCTTTCGGTGTCGAGTCAGCTGGAGCCAGAATCAGCTGCTCACTTCAATCTGATCTTAAAGACTTCTCTCAGAAGTTCACCGAGGCGGCCAAGATTGCCGGTTTTGCTCTAGCAACTTCTGCCCTTGTCGTTTCG GGAGCAGGTGCTGAAACAAAAAGGCTAACTTTTGATGAAATCCAAAGTAAGACATACATGGAAGTCAAGGGAACAGGTACAGCTAACCAGTGCCCAACCATTGAAGGTGGAGTCGATGGATTTGCGGTCAAACCCGGAAAATACAACGCCAAGAAGTTCTGCTTAGAACCCACTTCATTCACAGTCAAAGCTGAGGGTGTGAGCAAGAACTCTGCACCAGACTTCCAAAAGACCAAACTCATGACCCGTTTGACCTACACCCTCGATGAAATTGAGGGCCCATTGGAAGTTTCACCTGATGGCACCCTCAAGTTCGAAGAAAAAGATGGTATTGATTACGCTGCAGTGACAGTTCAACTTCCAGGAGGGGAACGTGTGCCATTCTTGTTTACCATCAAACAACTTGTAGCATCGGGTAAACCCGAGAGCTTTGGTGGGGAATTTTTAGTGCCATCTTACAgaggttcttctttccttgacCCAAAGGGTAGAGGTGGTTCCACCGGTTATGACAATGCCGTTGCTCTACCAGCAGGAGGCAGAGGAGATGAAGAGGAGCTTTCTAAGGAGAATGTAAAGAATGTTGCAGCATCAACCGGGAAAATCACCTTGAGTGTTACCTCAAGCAAGCCCGAGACTGGTGAACTGATTGGTGTGTTTGAGAGTATTCAGCCTTCAGATACTGATTTGGGGGCCAAGGTTCCCAAAGATGTGAAAATTCAAGGTGTCTGGTATGCTCAGTTGGAGTAA